In Pseudomonas fluorescens NCIMB 11764, a single window of DNA contains:
- a CDS encoding DUF6482 family protein: MNLQELNAYAIAGKVDELNLISMEGGIYLLEARMHGAAYPLSDARGQMFHLRSVEHAREILHACPSLPFNLVHTSVHDEMCGLGGSAGESLKVPISFRTTGLR, encoded by the coding sequence ATGAACCTGCAAGAGCTGAATGCTTATGCCATCGCCGGGAAGGTCGATGAGTTGAACCTGATCTCCATGGAAGGTGGAATCTACCTGCTGGAAGCGCGCATGCATGGCGCGGCGTACCCCTTGAGCGACGCCCGCGGCCAGATGTTTCACCTGCGCTCGGTCGAGCATGCACGCGAAATACTCCATGCCTGCCCCAGCTTGCCGTTCAACCTGGTGCATACCTCGGTTCATGACGAAATGTGCGGTCTGGGCGGCAGTGCTGGAGAAAGTCTGAAGGTGCCGATCTCTTTCCGTACAACAGGGCTGCGCTGA
- a CDS encoding GreA/GreB family elongation factor: protein MSRAFVNEDNAAAQADQPVERQVSAQPNYVTPAGLAQLQAKVAELQQLHSDQSAMGEQADKQRQADLERDLRYFNQRLQSAQVVTPATSTQKVQIGSRVTFADEHSAEQTVQLVGEDQADAAAGLINWGSPLGRALLGAQLGDEVLWQRPAGNQMIEIIRIEPA from the coding sequence ATGAGTCGCGCCTTCGTCAATGAAGATAACGCTGCTGCGCAAGCCGATCAGCCAGTCGAACGGCAGGTCAGCGCGCAGCCCAATTACGTCACCCCCGCCGGACTTGCCCAGTTGCAGGCGAAAGTCGCCGAGCTGCAACAGTTGCACAGCGACCAGTCCGCCATGGGCGAGCAGGCCGACAAGCAGCGCCAGGCTGACCTTGAGCGGGATTTGAGGTATTTCAATCAGCGCCTGCAAAGCGCTCAGGTGGTGACGCCCGCCACCTCAACGCAAAAGGTGCAGATCGGCAGCCGGGTAACGTTCGCCGACGAACACAGCGCCGAGCAAACCGTGCAACTGGTCGGCGAGGACCAGGCCGATGCGGCGGCGGGCCTGATCAACTGGGGTTCGCCGCTGGGCCGGGCATTGCTCGGGGCGCAGCTCGGCGACGAGGTGTTGTGGCAACGCCCGGCGGGCAATCAGATGATCGAAATCATCCGCATCGAACCGGCTTAA
- a CDS encoding DUF3015 domain-containing protein: MKRILLGTLFTAVSLNAMAQAPGGPDCGWGNMLFEGQRGTPAHFLASTTNGTSGNATFGMTSGTNGCSTNASLTYGGKSWIAMNGMMNELSEDMAKGQGEALTTYAVVLGVAPEDRAHFAAVTHEHFQQIFSKADVTADDVHTNTLAVLKSDPRLAKYATQA; the protein is encoded by the coding sequence ATGAAACGGATTCTTCTCGGTACTCTCTTCACCGCTGTATCCCTCAATGCCATGGCTCAGGCGCCAGGCGGCCCGGATTGCGGTTGGGGCAACATGCTGTTCGAAGGTCAGCGTGGCACCCCGGCTCACTTCCTGGCATCCACCACCAACGGCACTTCCGGCAACGCAACCTTCGGTATGACCTCCGGTACCAACGGTTGCTCGACTAATGCGTCGCTGACCTATGGCGGCAAATCCTGGATTGCCATGAATGGCATGATGAACGAGCTGTCCGAAGACATGGCCAAGGGTCAGGGCGAAGCGCTGACCACTTACGCCGTGGTACTGGGCGTGGCGCCGGAAGACCGTGCGCACTTCGCCGCCGTCACTCATGAGCACTTCCAGCAGATCTTCAGCAAGGCTGACGTGACCGCTGACGACGTGCATACCAACACCCTGGCCGTTCTGAAGAGCGATCCACGTCTGGCCAAGTACGCCACTCAAGCTTAA
- the ettA gene encoding energy-dependent translational throttle protein EttA, translating to MAQYVFTMHRLGKVVPPKREILKNISLSFFPGAKIGVLGLNGSGKSTLLKIMAGVDTEFEGEARPMPELNIGYLPQEPILDPTKTVREVVEEAVSVIKNAQARLDEVYAAYADEDADFDKLAAEQAKLEAILQASDGHNLDRQLEVAADALRLPAWDAKVEFLSGGEKRRVALCRLLLSAPDMLLLDEPTNHLDADSVAWLEHFLHDFPGTVVAITHDRYFLDNVAGWILELDRGAGIPYEGNYSGWLEAKSDRLAAESKQQSAHEKAMKEELEWVRKGAKARQSKSKARLQRFEEMQSQEFQKRSETNEIYIPAGPRLGDKVIEFKNVTKGYGDRVLIDNLSFSMPKGAIVGVIGGNGAGKSTLFRMLMGKETPDSGSIEVGETVQLACVDQSREDLDGSKTVFQQISDGSDQIRIGNYEIPSRTYVGRFNFKGGDQQKFVKDLSGGERGRLHLALTLKEGGNVLLLDEPSNDLDVETLRSLEEALLDFPGAAIVISHDRWFLDRVATHILAYEDDSQAVFFEGNYTEYEADRKKRLGEAAAQPHRVRHKKLA from the coding sequence ATGGCTCAATACGTCTTCACCATGCATCGGCTGGGCAAAGTTGTTCCGCCGAAGCGGGAAATCCTGAAAAACATTTCGCTGTCCTTCTTCCCTGGCGCCAAGATCGGCGTGCTCGGCCTTAACGGTTCGGGTAAATCCACGCTGTTGAAAATCATGGCCGGTGTCGACACCGAGTTCGAGGGCGAAGCCCGTCCGATGCCGGAGCTGAACATCGGTTACCTGCCGCAAGAGCCGATCCTGGACCCGACCAAAACCGTGCGTGAAGTGGTCGAGGAAGCGGTCAGCGTGATCAAGAACGCCCAGGCGCGCCTGGACGAGGTCTACGCGGCTTACGCTGATGAAGATGCCGACTTCGACAAGCTGGCAGCCGAACAGGCCAAGCTCGAAGCCATCCTGCAAGCCAGCGACGGTCATAACCTGGATCGCCAACTGGAAGTCGCCGCCGATGCGTTGCGCCTGCCGGCCTGGGACGCCAAGGTCGAATTCCTCTCCGGTGGTGAAAAGCGTCGTGTAGCCCTGTGCCGCCTGCTGCTGTCCGCCCCCGACATGCTGCTGCTCGACGAACCGACCAACCACCTGGATGCTGACTCCGTCGCCTGGCTGGAGCATTTCCTCCACGACTTCCCGGGCACCGTCGTTGCGATCACGCACGACCGTTACTTCCTGGACAACGTTGCCGGCTGGATTCTTGAACTCGACCGTGGCGCGGGCATTCCTTACGAGGGCAACTATTCCGGTTGGCTCGAAGCCAAGTCCGATCGTCTGGCGGCCGAATCCAAGCAGCAGTCGGCCCACGAAAAAGCCATGAAGGAAGAACTGGAGTGGGTGCGCAAAGGCGCCAAGGCCCGCCAGTCCAAATCCAAGGCACGTCTGCAACGCTTCGAAGAAATGCAATCGCAGGAATTCCAGAAGCGTTCGGAAACCAACGAGATCTACATCCCGGCCGGTCCGCGCTTGGGTGACAAGGTCATCGAGTTCAAGAACGTCACCAAGGGCTACGGCGATCGCGTGTTGATCGACAACCTGTCGTTCTCGATGCCGAAGGGCGCCATCGTGGGCGTGATCGGCGGTAACGGTGCCGGTAAATCGACCCTGTTCCGCATGCTGATGGGCAAGGAAACCCCGGATTCGGGCAGCATCGAAGTCGGCGAAACCGTGCAACTGGCGTGCGTCGACCAGAGCCGCGAAGACCTGGACGGCAGCAAGACCGTGTTCCAGCAGATCTCCGACGGTTCGGACCAGATCCGCATCGGCAACTACGAGATTCCGTCGCGTACCTACGTCGGTCGCTTCAACTTCAAGGGCGGCGATCAGCAGAAGTTCGTCAAGGACCTGTCCGGTGGTGAGCGCGGTCGCTTGCACTTGGCCCTGACCCTGAAGGAGGGTGGCAACGTCCTGCTGCTCGACGAACCGTCCAACGACCTCGATGTTGAAACCCTGCGTTCCCTGGAAGAAGCCCTATTGGACTTCCCGGGCGCCGCCATTGTGATCTCTCACGATCGGTGGTTCCTTGACCGTGTGGCGACGCATATCCTGGCGTACGAAGACGACTCGCAAGCGGTGTTCTTCGAAGGCAACTACACCGAGTACGAAGCCGATCGGAAAAAACGCCTCGGCGAAGCGGCTGCCCAGCCGCATCGTGTACGGCACAAAAAACTGGCCTGA
- a CDS encoding TIGR00645 family protein, translating into MERFIENAMYASRWLLAPIYFGLSLGLLALALKFFQEVFHVIPNVFSMAESDLILVLLSLIDMALVGGLLVMVMISGYENFVSQLDIDDSKEKLNWLGTMDSSSLKMKVAASIVAISSIHLLRIFMDAKNVDPEHLKWYVIIHMTFVVSAFAMGYLDKLTKH; encoded by the coding sequence ATGGAACGCTTTATCGAAAATGCAATGTACGCCTCCCGCTGGCTGTTGGCGCCGATCTACTTCGGCCTGTCCCTCGGTCTGCTGGCACTGGCGCTGAAATTCTTCCAGGAAGTCTTCCACGTCATTCCCAACGTGTTCTCGATGGCTGAGTCGGACCTGATCCTGGTGCTGCTGTCGTTGATCGACATGGCACTGGTGGGCGGTTTGCTGGTGATGGTGATGATTTCCGGTTACGAGAACTTCGTCTCTCAACTGGATATCGACGACAGCAAGGAAAAACTCAACTGGCTGGGCACCATGGATTCGTCTTCGTTGAAGATGAAGGTCGCGGCGTCCATCGTGGCGATTTCATCGATCCATCTGTTGCGGATCTTCATGGACGCCAAAAACGTCGATCCCGAGCATTTGAAGTGGTACGTGATCATTCACATGACTTTCGTGGTGTCGGCCTTTGCCATGGGTTATCTGGATAAGCTGACCAAGCACTGA
- the gdhA gene encoding NADP-specific glutamate dehydrogenase, whose protein sequence is MIESVETFLARLKKRDPDQPEFHQAVEEVLRSLWPFLEANPHYLTSGILERMCEPERAIVFRVSWVDDQGKVQVNRGFRVQMNSAIGPYKGGLRFHPSVNLGVLKFLAFEQTFKNSLTSLPMGGGKGGSDFDPKGKSDAEVMRFCQAFMSELYRHIGADVDVPAGDIGVGAREIGFLFGQYKRLSNQFTSVLTGKGPSYGGSLIRPEATGFGCVYFAEEMLKRNGETVEGKRVAISGSGNVAQYAARKVMDLGGKVISLSDSEGTLHCESGLTEEQWLALLELKNVKRGRIGELASRFGLEFRAGQHPWNLACDIALPCATQNELNAEAARTLLGNGCLCVAEGANMPTTLEAVDLFIEAGILFAPGKASNAGGVAVSGLEMSQNAMRLLWTGGEVDSKLHGIMQSIHHACVHYGEENGRINYVKGANIAGFVKVADAMLAQGVV, encoded by the coding sequence ATGATCGAATCCGTCGAAACCTTCCTTGCCCGACTGAAAAAACGCGACCCGGATCAACCTGAATTCCATCAGGCTGTGGAAGAAGTCCTGCGCAGCCTGTGGCCGTTTCTTGAAGCCAATCCGCATTATCTGACCTCCGGGATCCTGGAGCGGATGTGCGAACCGGAGCGGGCCATTGTCTTCCGGGTTTCCTGGGTCGACGATCAGGGCAAGGTGCAGGTCAATCGCGGTTTCCGGGTGCAGATGAACAGTGCAATCGGTCCGTACAAGGGCGGCTTGCGTTTCCATCCTTCGGTCAACCTCGGCGTACTGAAATTTCTCGCCTTCGAACAAACCTTCAAGAACTCCCTGACCTCCTTGCCCATGGGGGGCGGCAAGGGTGGCTCGGACTTCGACCCGAAAGGCAAAAGCGACGCTGAAGTCATGCGCTTCTGCCAGGCATTCATGAGCGAACTGTACCGTCACATCGGTGCAGATGTTGACGTGCCGGCCGGCGATATCGGCGTGGGGGCCCGCGAGATCGGTTTCCTGTTCGGCCAGTACAAGCGCCTGAGCAACCAGTTCACCAGCGTATTGACCGGCAAGGGCCCGAGCTATGGCGGCAGCCTGATTCGCCCAGAAGCGACCGGTTTCGGATGCGTGTACTTTGCTGAGGAAATGCTCAAGCGCAACGGTGAAACCGTCGAAGGTAAACGCGTCGCGATTTCGGGTTCGGGCAACGTTGCACAGTACGCGGCACGCAAGGTCATGGACCTGGGCGGCAAGGTGATTTCGCTCTCGGATTCCGAAGGTACGCTGCACTGCGAAAGCGGTTTGACCGAAGAGCAATGGCTGGCGCTGCTGGAGTTGAAAAACGTCAAGCGTGGACGGATCGGCGAGTTGGCCAGTCGCTTCGGCCTGGAGTTTCGCGCCGGCCAGCACCCCTGGAACCTGGCGTGCGACATCGCGCTGCCATGCGCGACGCAAAACGAGCTGAATGCCGAGGCTGCTCGCACATTGCTTGGCAACGGCTGCCTCTGTGTGGCAGAAGGCGCGAACATGCCAACCACCCTTGAGGCCGTGGACCTGTTCATCGAGGCGGGAATCCTGTTCGCGCCGGGCAAGGCGTCCAATGCCGGCGGGGTGGCGGTGAGCGGGCTGGAGATGTCACAGAACGCGATGCGCCTGTTGTGGACCGGGGGTGAAGTGGACAGCAAGCTCCACGGGATCATGCAGTCGATCCACCACGCCTGTGTGCACTACGGCGAAGAGAACGGTCGCATCAACTATGTCAAAGGCGCGAACATCGCCGGCTTCGTCAAAGTCGCTGACGCCATGCTCGCCCAAGGCGTGGTTTAA
- a CDS encoding Lon protease family protein codes for MPDPVAASLRLAPEALTRPFSAEQFSFSTTNDLEPFRGVLGQERAVEALQFGVAMPRPGYNVFVMGEPGTGRFSFVKRYLKAEGKRLQTPADWVYVNNFDEPREPRALELPSGTAGAFIGDINALIDNLLATFPAVFEHPSYQQKKSAIDRAFNQRYDKALDIIERLALEKEVALYRDASNIAFTPMSEGKALDEAEFAQLPEADRERFHDDISGLEERLNEELASLPQWKRESSNQLRHLNEETITLALQPLLSPLSEKYAENAAVCGYLQAMQVYLLKTVVEQLVDDSKADAVARKMLEEQYAPSLMVGHSASGGAPVVFEPHPTYENLFGRIEYSTDQGALYTTYRQLRPGALHRANGGFLILEAEKMLSEPFVWDALKRALQSRKLKMESPLGELGRLATVTLTPQHIPLQVKVVIIGARQLYYTLQDLDPDFQEMFRVLVDFDEDIPMVDESLEQFAQLLKTRTSEEGMAPLTADAVARLATYSARLAEHQGRLSARIGDLFQLVSEADFIRHLAGDEMTDAGHIERALKAKATRTGRVSARILDDMLAGIILIDTDGAAVGKCNGLTVLEVGDSAFGVPARISATVYPGGSGIVDIEREVNLGQPIHSKGVMILTGYLGSRYAQEFPLAISASIALEQSYGYVDGDSASLGEACTLISALSKTPLKQCFAITGSINQFGEVQAVGGVNEKIEGFFRLCEARGLTGEQGAIIPHANVATLMLDEKVLAAVRAGQFHVYAVRQADEALSLLVGEPAGAPDENGEFPEGSVNARVVERLRVIAEMISEEDLKEAEKEAAQEALVEAKPA; via the coding sequence ATGCCTGATCCTGTTGCTGCCAGCTTGCGTCTAGCGCCCGAAGCGCTGACCCGTCCGTTTTCCGCTGAACAGTTCAGCTTCTCTACCACCAATGATCTGGAGCCTTTCCGCGGTGTGCTTGGCCAGGAACGTGCGGTCGAAGCCTTGCAGTTCGGTGTGGCCATGCCACGCCCCGGTTACAACGTCTTCGTCATGGGCGAGCCTGGCACCGGCCGGTTTTCGTTCGTCAAACGCTACCTGAAGGCCGAAGGCAAACGCCTGCAGACCCCGGCGGACTGGGTCTACGTCAACAACTTCGATGAGCCCCGTGAACCCCGCGCCCTGGAATTGCCCTCGGGCACCGCTGGCGCGTTCATCGGTGATATCAACGCGCTGATCGACAACCTGCTGGCGACGTTTCCGGCCGTATTCGAACACCCGTCCTACCAGCAGAAGAAAAGCGCCATCGACCGCGCTTTCAACCAGCGCTACGACAAGGCGCTGGACATCATCGAACGCCTGGCGCTGGAGAAAGAAGTCGCGCTTTACCGCGATGCCAGCAACATCGCGTTTACCCCGATGAGCGAAGGCAAGGCATTGGATGAAGCGGAATTCGCCCAGTTGCCGGAAGCCGATCGCGAGCGTTTTCACGATGACATTTCCGGTCTGGAGGAGCGCCTGAACGAAGAGCTCGCCAGCCTGCCGCAATGGAAGCGCGAGTCGAGCAATCAACTGCGCCACCTCAACGAAGAAACCATCACCCTGGCCTTGCAACCGTTGTTGTCGCCGCTGTCGGAGAAATACGCCGAGAACGCGGCGGTGTGCGGTTACCTGCAAGCGATGCAGGTCTATCTGCTGAAAACCGTGGTCGAGCAACTGGTGGACGACAGCAAAGCCGACGCCGTTGCCCGCAAGATGCTGGAAGAGCAATACGCGCCGAGCCTGATGGTCGGTCATTCGGCCAGCGGCGGTGCGCCGGTGGTGTTCGAACCGCACCCGACTTACGAAAACCTGTTTGGCCGCATCGAATACAGCACCGATCAGGGCGCGCTCTACACGACGTATCGTCAACTGCGCCCGGGCGCGCTGCACCGTGCCAACGGCGGCTTTCTGATCCTCGAAGCGGAAAAAATGCTCAGCGAACCGTTTGTGTGGGATGCGCTCAAGCGCGCCCTGCAATCGCGCAAGCTGAAAATGGAATCGCCGTTGGGCGAGTTGGGCCGCCTGGCCACCGTGACCCTGACACCGCAGCACATTCCGTTGCAGGTCAAAGTCGTCATCATCGGTGCCCGACAGCTGTACTACACGCTGCAAGACCTTGATCCGGACTTCCAGGAGATGTTCCGCGTCCTGGTGGATTTCGACGAAGACATCCCGATGGTCGACGAGAGCCTGGAACAGTTCGCCCAGCTACTGAAAACCCGCACCTCCGAAGAAGGCATGGCGCCGCTGACCGCCGACGCGGTGGCGCGTCTGGCGACGTACAGCGCGCGTCTGGCCGAGCATCAGGGGCGTTTGTCGGCGCGGATCGGCGATCTGTTCCAACTGGTCAGCGAGGCGGATTTCATTCGTCATCTGGCGGGCGACGAAATGACCGACGCCGGGCACATCGAGCGTGCGCTTAAAGCCAAGGCCACCCGCACCGGGCGTGTTTCGGCGCGGATTCTCGATGACATGCTGGCCGGGATCATCCTGATCGACACCGATGGCGCGGCAGTCGGCAAGTGCAACGGGCTGACGGTGCTGGAGGTCGGTGACTCGGCGTTCGGTGTGCCGGCACGGATTTCCGCCACGGTCTATCCGGGCGGCAGCGGCATTGTCGACATCGAACGCGAAGTCAATCTCGGCCAGCCGATTCACTCCAAAGGCGTGATGATCCTCACCGGGTATCTGGGCAGCCGTTACGCCCAGGAATTCCCGCTGGCGATTTCCGCGAGTATCGCGCTGGAGCAGTCCTATGGTTACGTCGATGGCGACAGTGCGTCGCTGGGTGAGGCGTGCACGTTGATCTCGGCCTTGTCGAAAACGCCGCTCAAGCAGTGCTTTGCCATCACCGGTTCGATCAACCAGTTCGGTGAAGTGCAGGCGGTAGGCGGGGTCAACGAGAAGATCGAAGGCTTCTTCCGTCTCTGCGAAGCCCGCGGGCTGACCGGCGAGCAGGGGGCGATCATTCCCCACGCCAACGTGGCGACGCTGATGCTCGATGAGAAGGTATTGGCAGCCGTGCGCGCAGGTCAATTCCACGTTTACGCAGTGCGCCAGGCTGACGAAGCGCTGAGCCTGTTGGTGGGCGAGCCTGCCGGTGCGCCGGATGAAAATGGCGAATTCCCTGAGGGCAGTGTGAATGCGCGGGTGGTGGAGCGCTTGCGGGTGATCGCGGAAATGATCAGCGAAGAAGACCTGAAAGAGGCCGAGAAAGAAGCTGCGCAGGAAGCCTTGGTCGAAGCCAAGCCGGCCTGA
- a CDS encoding DUF4105 domain-containing protein, with product MLKRLAWLALCVCAPLSAAPHIDNQRLQQLANDPFWISLGHYETAKLGGWRSYVSDRKFFLAPDGNEHPDRELAATVQALYAPATAGEQHAQCVYPARTRWLKAQLNLTDLPSLDCAEFKQWFKDVSPHSAVMIFPAAYLNSPSSMFGHTLLRIDQAGVQSDKTSLLSYAINFGAYIEGSDNSILYAWKGLMGGYPGLFALVPYQEKLSEYRSLENRDLWEYRLNLTQQETERMVEHVWELKQIQFDYFFFDENCSYRLLELLQVARPSLRLTEQFPLTAIPTDTVKAVKEAGLVESIEYRPSRERELLSRAEPLNPEEQQWVLKVSADQKQLQEPAFKAQSRERQALIIDAAYRLERYRANGQERDPQRAQRSFELLRAINQNPPPELNIPQPGLPEDGHESRTWQAGIGTRGDKAFGEYGLRMAYHDLNDNSESFPLGAQIEILQMKLRQYEGNQWQLQQLDLATIRSLTPRNELLQPLSWQVTGGLERVPGKHDDETLVSHVNGGGGGTWQLSEDMLGFALGTVRVEHNNDFAGFIAPAAGFNSGVLWKNPLGNFSLEAKGDFFTNGEVRRSVSLNQQWELSRNLGLRLSAQREFSHLASPENEVMLEVKWYHY from the coding sequence ATGCTCAAACGCCTTGCCTGGCTGGCGCTCTGTGTCTGCGCCCCGCTGTCCGCCGCGCCACACATCGACAATCAACGTTTGCAGCAACTGGCCAATGACCCCTTCTGGATTTCCCTCGGTCATTACGAAACCGCCAAACTGGGCGGCTGGCGCAGCTATGTCAGCGACAGGAAATTCTTCCTGGCGCCCGACGGCAACGAACATCCCGACCGTGAACTGGCCGCCACCGTGCAAGCGCTGTACGCCCCGGCCACTGCCGGCGAGCAGCACGCGCAGTGCGTCTATCCGGCCCGTACTCGCTGGCTGAAAGCACAACTCAATCTGACCGACCTGCCTTCCCTGGACTGCGCCGAGTTCAAGCAATGGTTCAAGGATGTCTCACCCCATAGCGCGGTGATGATTTTCCCGGCGGCCTATCTGAACAGCCCGTCATCGATGTTCGGCCACACGTTGCTGCGGATCGATCAGGCGGGTGTGCAGAGCGACAAGACGTCACTGCTCAGCTACGCGATCAATTTCGGCGCCTACATCGAAGGTTCGGACAACAGCATCCTCTACGCCTGGAAGGGCTTGATGGGCGGCTATCCGGGCCTGTTTGCGCTGGTGCCGTATCAGGAAAAACTCTCGGAATACCGCAGCCTCGAAAACCGCGACCTGTGGGAATACCGGCTGAACCTGACGCAGCAAGAAACCGAGCGCATGGTCGAGCATGTCTGGGAGCTCAAGCAGATCCAGTTCGATTATTTCTTCTTCGACGAAAACTGCTCCTATCGCCTGCTGGAATTACTGCAAGTGGCGCGTCCGAGTTTGCGCCTGACCGAACAATTCCCGCTGACCGCGATTCCAACCGACACCGTCAAAGCCGTCAAAGAAGCCGGTCTGGTGGAGTCGATTGAGTATCGTCCGTCCCGCGAGCGTGAGCTGCTGAGCCGCGCCGAACCGTTGAATCCTGAAGAGCAGCAGTGGGTGCTGAAAGTCAGCGCCGACCAGAAACAATTGCAGGAGCCAGCATTCAAGGCGCAATCGCGCGAGCGTCAGGCGCTGATCATCGACGCGGCTTACCGACTGGAACGCTACCGCGCCAACGGCCAGGAGCGCGACCCGCAACGGGCCCAACGCAGTTTCGAATTGCTGCGCGCGATCAACCAGAACCCGCCCCCCGAGCTGAACATTCCCCAACCCGGCCTGCCTGAAGACGGCCATGAATCGCGCACCTGGCAAGCCGGCATCGGCACCCGGGGCGACAAGGCGTTTGGTGAATATGGCCTGCGCATGGCCTATCACGACCTCAACGACAACTCGGAAAGCTTCCCCCTCGGCGCGCAGATTGAAATCCTGCAGATGAAACTGCGCCAGTACGAAGGCAATCAATGGCAGTTGCAGCAACTGGACCTGGCGACCATTCGCTCCCTGACACCGCGTAATGAGTTGTTGCAGCCGCTGTCGTGGCAAGTCACGGGCGGCCTTGAGCGCGTACCGGGCAAACATGACGATGAAACCCTGGTCAGCCACGTCAACGGCGGTGGCGGCGGCACCTGGCAGTTGAGCGAGGACATGCTCGGTTTCGCCTTGGGCACGGTGCGCGTCGAGCACAACAATGACTTTGCCGGTTTCATCGCTCCGGCGGCGGGTTTCAACAGCGGCGTGCTGTGGAAGAACCCGCTGGGCAACTTCAGCCTTGAGGCCAAGGGAGATTTCTTCACCAATGGCGAAGTGCGTCGTAGCGTGAGCCTGAACCAGCAGTGGGAATTGTCGCGCAACCTCGGTTTGCGCCTGAGTGCACAGCGTGAATTCAGCCACCTCGCCTCCCCTGAAAACGAAGTGATGCTTGAGGTGAAGTGGTATCACTACTGA